A stretch of Crossiella cryophila DNA encodes these proteins:
- a CDS encoding sigma-70 family RNA polymerase sigma factor translates to MQTQEPTDADLVRAAAAGSSQAFATLYARHRPAVAGFVRRLVRDPHLAEDISQEAFVSALRNLTDLREPERFRPWLVSIAHRAALDHLRKPGPALLPELPELVDGEASPAEAAAAHEAARLVWDAAASLEPRQLAVLELTVREGLSGPELAQALDVRANHAAVLAHRARSALGNAVRMLLVARNPRRCPRLAELVPGRPQSLSLPQRMSVDRHLRRCPQCRDLAGRLTTPLTVLGVLFAGASVAADHPALLPVNAGNSLVFKASVPVALAATLAVGYYLLPHPVEQPQAAPPPPATSTSTTTAEPSTTTPPPPSSSTPLTSTTRPRPSSTPPTTAPAGPGEALTVLINDRRSAAGCQPLRQDPRLNTAARQHSADMMKNSYVGMSSPDGTSIDDRARAAGYQQTAGAYVAAYRESAKDMAPTVADDGSPALRCDVRSVGISRAVGGECHYYWTVIYGRA, encoded by the coding sequence GTGCAGACCCAGGAACCCACTGACGCGGATCTCGTCCGCGCCGCGGCCGCCGGTTCGTCGCAGGCGTTCGCGACCCTCTACGCCCGGCACCGGCCAGCGGTCGCCGGTTTCGTCCGCAGGCTGGTCCGCGATCCGCATCTGGCCGAGGACATCAGCCAGGAAGCCTTCGTCAGCGCCCTGCGCAACCTGACCGACCTGCGCGAACCCGAACGCTTCCGGCCTTGGCTGGTCAGCATCGCGCACCGGGCCGCACTGGATCACCTGCGCAAACCAGGTCCGGCGCTGCTGCCGGAGCTGCCCGAACTCGTCGACGGCGAGGCGTCCCCCGCCGAGGCCGCCGCCGCGCACGAGGCGGCCCGGCTGGTCTGGGACGCCGCGGCCAGCCTGGAGCCGCGGCAGCTCGCGGTGCTGGAGCTGACCGTGCGCGAGGGCCTGTCCGGTCCGGAGCTGGCACAGGCCCTGGACGTGCGGGCCAACCACGCCGCGGTGCTCGCGCACCGGGCCCGTTCCGCGCTGGGCAACGCGGTGCGCATGCTGCTGGTGGCGCGCAACCCACGCCGCTGCCCGCGACTGGCCGAGCTGGTGCCCGGCCGGCCGCAATCGCTGTCATTGCCGCAGCGGATGAGCGTGGACCGGCACCTGCGCCGCTGCCCGCAGTGCCGGGACCTGGCCGGCCGCCTGACCACGCCGCTGACCGTGCTGGGCGTGCTGTTCGCGGGCGCCTCGGTGGCCGCCGACCACCCGGCGCTGCTGCCGGTGAACGCCGGGAACTCCCTGGTGTTCAAGGCTTCCGTGCCGGTCGCACTGGCCGCCACGCTGGCCGTGGGTTACTACCTGCTGCCGCACCCGGTCGAGCAGCCGCAGGCCGCCCCACCGCCCCCGGCCACCAGCACCTCGACCACCACCGCGGAACCCAGCACGACCACCCCGCCACCGCCGAGCAGCTCCACACCGCTGACCTCGACCACCCGCCCGCGCCCGAGCAGCACCCCGCCGACCACCGCCCCGGCCGGCCCCGGCGAGGCGCTCACGGTGCTGATCAACGACCGCCGCTCGGCCGCGGGCTGCCAGCCGCTGCGCCAGGACCCTCGGCTGAACACCGCGGCCCGCCAGCACAGCGCGGACATGATGAAGAACAGCTACGTCGGCATGTCCAGCCCGGACGGCACCTCCATCGACGACCGGGCCCGCGCGGCCGGCTACCAGCAGACCGCGGGCGCCTACGTGGCCGCCTACCGGGAATCGGCCAAGGACATGGCGCCCACGGTCGCCGACGACGGCTCACCCGCGCTGCGCTGCGATGTGCGCTCGGTGGGCATCAGCCGGGCCGTCGGCGGCGAATGCCACTACTACTGGACGGTGATCTACGGCCGGGCCTAG
- a CDS encoding acyl-CoA carboxylase subunit epsilon, with amino-acid sequence MSERPLLRVVRGTPDDLELAALTAVVAGLASAPQPEPEPEPRSAWGDRARLHRPELRPGPGAWRASGLPR; translated from the coding sequence ATGAGCGAACGTCCCCTGCTCAGGGTCGTCCGGGGCACCCCGGACGACCTCGAACTGGCCGCGCTGACCGCGGTGGTGGCCGGACTGGCCAGCGCACCCCAGCCCGAGCCGGAGCCGGAGCCCCGCTCGGCCTGGGGTGACCGGGCCCGTCTGCACCGCCCGGAACTGCGCCCCGGTCCTGGCGCCTGGCGTGCCTCGGGGCTGCCGCGCTGA
- a CDS encoding biotin--[acetyl-CoA-carboxylase] ligase, which produces MRDWDDQAPAERPPLDAEGLREKLVRPGGPYAALEVVSCTGSTNSDLVAAAQSGAADRTVLIAETQTAGRGRNHDRQWFSPPRAGLYLSVLLRPGGVPFPRLGWLVMLAGVAVVNAVGELCEVQARLKWPNDLLVGPDLAKCGGILAEVVAGQLEPAVVLGIGVNVHHTRDELPVGPGGLRPTSLALQQAASLDRQLIAVRLLEELAKAEAHWRDAEGDPGRCGLVGDYRSACATLGKQVRVELPGGADLTGFAADVDLDGRLVIRTTTGELKPVSAGDVVHLRPVTPTGVPG; this is translated from the coding sequence GTGCGTGATTGGGACGATCAGGCGCCCGCGGAACGGCCCCCGCTGGACGCCGAGGGGCTGCGCGAGAAGCTCGTGCGGCCAGGTGGGCCGTACGCGGCGCTGGAGGTCGTCTCCTGCACCGGATCCACCAACTCCGACCTGGTCGCCGCCGCGCAGTCCGGCGCGGCCGACCGGACGGTGCTGATCGCCGAGACCCAGACCGCCGGTCGTGGCCGCAACCACGACCGGCAGTGGTTCTCCCCGCCGAGGGCCGGGCTCTACCTGAGCGTGCTGCTGCGCCCCGGCGGGGTGCCGTTCCCGCGGCTGGGCTGGCTGGTGATGCTGGCCGGGGTCGCGGTGGTCAACGCGGTCGGCGAGCTGTGCGAGGTGCAGGCCCGGCTGAAGTGGCCGAACGACCTGCTGGTCGGCCCGGACCTGGCCAAGTGCGGCGGCATCCTGGCCGAGGTGGTCGCCGGGCAGCTCGAACCCGCGGTGGTGCTGGGCATCGGCGTCAACGTGCACCACACCAGGGACGAGCTGCCGGTGGGCCCCGGTGGGCTGCGGCCGACCTCGCTCGCGCTGCAACAGGCCGCCAGCCTGGACCGCCAGCTCATCGCGGTCCGGCTGCTGGAGGAGCTGGCCAAGGCCGAGGCGCACTGGCGGGACGCCGAGGGCGATCCCGGCCGGTGCGGACTGGTCGGGGACTACCGCTCGGCCTGCGCGACCCTGGGCAAACAGGTCAGGGTGGAACTGCCCGGCGGTGCGGACCTGACCGGCTTCGCCGCCGACGTGGACCTGGACGGCCGCCTGGTGATCCGCACCACCACCGGCGAACTCAAACCTGTTTCCGCAGGTGACGTGGTGCACCTGCGGCCGGTCACGCCGACCGGCGTGCCTGGTTAG
- a CDS encoding PH domain-containing protein, whose product MAYPDDLLADNEHVVVHRHPHWKMLLIPVLVLLVTIGLGLYLAALIQDLSWAGIGWIVLGALGVLVVVVFVLVPLVRWRSTHFVVTTQRIMVREGVVTRTGIDIPLSRINSVRFKHGLLDRVLGCGTLIVESASDEPLEFDDIPGVERVHTLLYREVNDDPDDDFVRNRQPREDGR is encoded by the coding sequence GTGGCCTATCCGGACGACCTGCTCGCCGACAACGAGCACGTCGTGGTCCATCGACATCCGCACTGGAAGATGCTGCTCATCCCGGTGCTGGTGCTGCTGGTCACCATCGGGCTCGGCCTCTACCTCGCCGCGCTCATCCAGGACCTGAGCTGGGCAGGCATCGGCTGGATCGTGCTCGGCGCGCTCGGCGTGCTGGTGGTGGTGGTCTTCGTGCTGGTGCCGCTGGTGCGCTGGCGGTCAACGCACTTCGTGGTCACCACCCAGCGGATCATGGTCCGGGAGGGCGTGGTCACCCGCACCGGCATCGACATCCCGCTGTCCCGGATCAACAGCGTCCGGTTCAAGCACGGCCTGCTGGACCGGGTGCTCGGCTGCGGCACCCTGATCGTGGAGTCCGCCTCGGACGAACCACTGGAGTTCGACGACATCCCCGGCGTGGAACGCGTGCACACCCTGCTCTACCGAGAGGTCAACGATGACCCTGACGACGACTTCGTCCGCAATCGTCAACCGCGTGAGGACGGCCGCTGA
- a CDS encoding adenosylcobinamide amidohydrolase → MTPETEWLDGFPVLAWQLDRPWLAISSAVLGGGLGERDWVLNATVPTGYDRTDPEVHCAQMAERIGLSGNGTALLTAVDVRHAVLSEGAGVSVTATTGVGQPLWAASAEPPVWLPPPGTINVVGWLPVRLTEGALVNAVATVAEAKAQALVQAGIEGTGTCTDATVLLCPADGHAERYGGPRSLIGSALAQAVHTAISTGLRLTAGEARFGS, encoded by the coding sequence GTGACGCCGGAAACCGAGTGGCTGGACGGGTTTCCGGTGCTGGCCTGGCAACTCGACCGGCCCTGGCTGGCCATCTCCTCCGCGGTACTCGGCGGTGGCCTCGGCGAGCGGGACTGGGTGCTCAACGCGACCGTGCCCACCGGCTACGACCGCACCGACCCGGAAGTCCACTGTGCACAGATGGCGGAGCGGATCGGCTTGTCCGGCAACGGAACCGCGTTGCTGACCGCGGTGGACGTGCGGCACGCGGTGCTCAGCGAGGGCGCGGGGGTCAGCGTCACCGCGACCACCGGGGTCGGTCAGCCGCTGTGGGCGGCCTCGGCCGAACCGCCGGTGTGGTTGCCGCCGCCGGGCACCATCAACGTGGTGGGCTGGCTGCCGGTGCGGCTGACCGAGGGCGCGCTGGTGAACGCGGTGGCCACGGTGGCAGAGGCCAAGGCGCAGGCGCTGGTGCAGGCCGGTATCGAGGGCACCGGGACCTGTACGGACGCCACGGTGCTGCTGTGCCCGGCGGATGGCCACGCGGAACGGTACGGCGGGCCGCGTTCGCTGATCGGGTCGGCGCTGGCGCAGGCCGTGCACACCGCGATCAGCACCGGGCTGCGGCTCACGGCGGGGGAAGCTCGGTTCGGCTCGTGA
- a CDS encoding acyl-CoA carboxylase subunit beta encodes MSSATAPMGQPLESAPAEPDIHTTAGKLADLYRRNDEAVHAGSARAVERQHAKGKMTARERLDLLLDPGSFVELDELSRHRSTNFGQEKNRPYGDGVVTGYGTVDGRPICVFSQDVTVFGGSLGEVYGEKIVKVMDLALKTGRPLVGINEGGGARIQEGVVSLGLYGEIFRRNTQASGVIPQISLIMGAAAGGHVYSPALTDFTVMVDKTSHMFITGPDVIKTVTGEEVGFEELGGGRTHNTKSGNAHYLGSDEEDAISYVKALLSYLPSNNLTEPPAYPGPALTESSIADSLTDEDRELDTLIPDSANQPYDMHEVLTRVLDDGEFLEVQPLFAPNILIGFGRVDGRSVGVVANQPTQFAGCLDIDASEKAARFVRTCDAFNVPVLTFVDVPGFLPGTDQEWNGIIRRGAKLIYAYAEATVPLVTVITRKAYGGAYDVMGSKHLGADVNLAWPTAQIAVMGAQGAANIVHRKTLAQAAERGEDVDALRAKLQQEYEDALCNPYVAAERGYVDSVIPPSYTRGYVARALNLLKDKRETLPPKKHGNIPL; translated from the coding sequence ATGAGCAGTGCCACCGCGCCGATGGGGCAGCCGCTGGAGTCAGCCCCGGCCGAACCGGACATCCACACCACGGCAGGCAAGCTGGCCGACCTGTACCGGCGCAACGACGAGGCGGTGCACGCCGGGTCGGCGCGGGCGGTGGAACGCCAGCACGCCAAGGGCAAGATGACCGCCCGCGAGCGGCTCGACCTGCTGCTGGACCCGGGTTCGTTCGTGGAGCTGGACGAGCTGTCCCGGCACCGCTCCACCAACTTCGGCCAGGAGAAGAACCGGCCCTACGGCGATGGCGTGGTCACCGGCTACGGCACCGTGGACGGGCGGCCGATCTGCGTGTTCAGCCAGGACGTGACCGTCTTCGGCGGCTCACTGGGCGAGGTCTACGGCGAGAAGATCGTCAAGGTGATGGACCTGGCGCTCAAGACCGGGCGGCCGCTGGTGGGCATCAACGAGGGCGGTGGCGCGCGCATCCAGGAGGGCGTGGTCTCCCTCGGCCTCTACGGCGAGATCTTCCGGCGCAACACGCAGGCATCCGGGGTCATCCCGCAGATCTCGCTGATCATGGGCGCGGCCGCGGGCGGGCACGTGTACTCCCCCGCGCTGACCGACTTCACCGTGATGGTGGACAAGACCTCGCACATGTTCATCACCGGCCCGGACGTGATCAAGACCGTCACCGGTGAGGAGGTCGGCTTCGAGGAGCTGGGCGGCGGGCGCACGCACAACACCAAGTCCGGCAACGCGCACTACCTCGGCTCGGACGAGGAAGACGCGATCTCCTACGTCAAGGCGCTGCTGTCCTACCTGCCCTCGAACAACCTCACCGAACCGCCCGCCTACCCGGGTCCGGCGCTGACCGAGTCCTCCATCGCGGACTCGCTCACCGATGAGGACCGCGAGCTGGACACGCTGATCCCGGACTCGGCGAACCAGCCCTACGACATGCACGAGGTGCTCACCAGGGTCCTCGACGACGGCGAGTTCCTCGAGGTGCAGCCGTTGTTCGCGCCGAACATCCTGATCGGCTTCGGCCGGGTGGACGGGCGCAGCGTGGGCGTGGTGGCCAACCAGCCCACCCAGTTCGCCGGCTGCCTGGACATCGACGCCAGTGAGAAGGCGGCCAGGTTCGTGCGCACCTGCGACGCGTTCAACGTGCCGGTGCTGACCTTCGTGGACGTGCCGGGCTTCCTGCCGGGCACCGACCAGGAGTGGAACGGCATCATCCGGCGCGGCGCGAAGCTGATCTACGCCTACGCCGAGGCCACCGTGCCGCTGGTCACCGTGATCACCCGCAAGGCCTACGGCGGCGCCTACGACGTGATGGGCTCCAAACACCTTGGCGCCGATGTGAACCTGGCCTGGCCCACCGCGCAGATCGCGGTGATGGGCGCACAGGGTGCGGCCAACATCGTGCACCGCAAGACATTGGCCCAGGCCGCTGAGCGCGGCGAGGACGTGGACGCGTTGCGCGCCAAGCTGCAGCAGGAGTACGAGGACGCGCTGTGCAACCCGTACGTGGCCGCCGAACGCGGTTACGTGGACTCGGTGATCCCGCCCTCCTACACCCGGGGTTACGTGGCCCGCGCGCTGAATCTGCTGAAGGACAAGAGGGAGACCCTGCCGCCGAAGAAGCATGGGAACATCCCGCTGTGA
- a CDS encoding hydroxymethylglutaryl-CoA lyase produces MGAREVGLPSTVLPVNTEDLPGRVTIWEVGARDGLQNEQSAVPVEVKLEFLDRLADSGLSVLEATSFVHPKWVPQLADAEDLLAGLTRRPDVIYPVLVPNERGLDRALAAGVDHIAIFGSATETFAQRNLNSSLDVQFAMFDPVVTRALEADMSVRGYVSMCFGDPWEGPVPVQQVVEVGRRMLEMGCWQLSLGDTIGVATPGHVEAVLGGFIEAGVDPSMLAVHFHDTYGQALANSLSALYCGVSTIDSSAGGLGGCPYAESATGNLATEDLVWMLDGMGIEHGVDLDKLVATSVWMAERLGRPSPSRVVQALAK; encoded by the coding sequence ATGGGCGCGCGTGAGGTGGGGCTGCCGAGCACGGTGCTGCCGGTCAACACCGAGGACCTGCCCGGCCGGGTGACCATCTGGGAGGTCGGCGCCCGCGACGGGCTGCAGAACGAGCAGAGCGCGGTGCCGGTCGAGGTGAAGCTGGAGTTCCTGGACCGGCTGGCCGACAGCGGCCTGTCCGTGCTGGAGGCGACCAGTTTCGTGCACCCCAAGTGGGTGCCGCAGCTGGCCGACGCCGAGGACCTGCTGGCCGGGCTGACCCGCCGCCCGGACGTGATCTACCCGGTGCTGGTGCCCAACGAACGCGGCCTTGACCGCGCGCTGGCCGCCGGGGTGGACCACATCGCGATCTTCGGCAGCGCCACCGAGACCTTCGCCCAGCGCAACCTCAACAGCAGCCTGGACGTGCAGTTCGCCATGTTCGACCCGGTGGTCACCAGGGCGCTGGAAGCGGACATGTCGGTGCGCGGCTACGTCTCGATGTGCTTCGGCGACCCGTGGGAGGGCCCGGTCCCGGTGCAGCAGGTGGTCGAGGTCGGCCGCCGGATGCTGGAGATGGGCTGCTGGCAGCTCTCCCTCGGCGACACCATCGGGGTGGCCACGCCGGGGCATGTGGAGGCGGTGCTCGGCGGCTTCATCGAGGCCGGGGTCGACCCGTCCATGCTCGCGGTGCACTTCCACGACACCTACGGGCAGGCGCTGGCGAACTCGTTGAGCGCGCTCTACTGCGGAGTGTCCACAATAGACTCATCAGCCGGTGGGCTTGGTGGTTGCCCGTACGCGGAGTCGGCCACCGGCAACCTGGCCACCGAGGACCTGGTGTGGATGCTGGACGGCATGGGCATCGAGCACGGGGTCGACCTGGACAAGCTGGTCGCCACCAGCGTGTGGATGGCCGAGCGGCTTGGCCGGCCGAGTCCGTCCCGGGTGGTGCAGGCACTGGCCAAGTGA
- a CDS encoding questin oxidase family protein, translating into MRDDLDKLLASLEVLAGTGAERRGYLANHGPMAAEALVTLGQSAAAPDWALRYRPILEPEPAERFRLDPADWPEHLGEIDRLGDWTGLFRRELAERPWPEVLRSWWPRLLPGLAASATHGVIRTAHGVRALELAGPDPDPLLVDELAKGLGFWAARYQELPGSPALRGPDPLGVALARLPRLTPDKIGLGGGISGDLAHLDELPGFAEGLDGYGAPADPSAVLDELISAAARVFLARPEAPIEFCHAVTAPAAVRLVLPHLPAEFAAPAVAASWQVVGGIVAAFSPDRLDGLDVVPAEPPAAEELVARAVASGDAHVIKLTEAAFREHARTGDAALLHAAHAMADRWP; encoded by the coding sequence ATGCGTGATGACCTGGACAAACTCCTCGCCAGCCTGGAGGTCTTGGCCGGCACCGGGGCCGAGCGGCGCGGCTACCTGGCCAACCACGGCCCGATGGCGGCCGAGGCGCTGGTGACCCTCGGCCAGTCCGCGGCCGCCCCGGACTGGGCCCTGCGGTACCGGCCGATCCTGGAACCAGAGCCCGCCGAACGGTTCCGGCTGGACCCGGCGGACTGGCCCGAACACCTCGGCGAGATCGACCGGCTCGGCGACTGGACCGGGCTGTTCCGCCGCGAACTCGCCGAGCGGCCCTGGCCGGAGGTGCTGCGTTCCTGGTGGCCGCGGCTGCTGCCCGGCCTGGCCGCCAGCGCCACGCACGGGGTGATCCGGACCGCGCACGGCGTGCGCGCGCTGGAGCTGGCCGGGCCGGATCCGGACCCGCTGCTGGTGGACGAACTGGCCAAGGGCCTGGGTTTCTGGGCCGCCCGCTACCAGGAGCTGCCCGGCTCGCCCGCGCTGCGCGGCCCGGACCCGCTGGGCGTCGCCCTGGCCCGGCTGCCCCGGCTCACCCCGGACAAGATCGGGCTGGGCGGCGGGATCAGCGGCGATCTCGCGCACCTGGACGAGCTGCCCGGCTTCGCCGAGGGCCTGGACGGCTACGGCGCCCCTGCCGATCCCTCGGCCGTGCTGGACGAGTTGATCAGCGCCGCGGCCAGGGTGTTCCTGGCCAGGCCGGAGGCGCCGATCGAGTTCTGCCACGCGGTCACCGCACCAGCCGCGGTCCGGCTGGTGCTGCCGCACCTGCCTGCCGAGTTCGCCGCACCCGCGGTGGCCGCCTCCTGGCAGGTGGTCGGCGGGATCGTGGCCGCGTTCTCCCCGGACCGGCTCGACGGCCTGGACGTGGTGCCGGCGGAACCGCCGGCCGCCGAGGAGCTGGTGGCGCGGGCGGTGGCCTCCGGCGACGCGCACGTGATCAAGCTGACCGAGGCCGCCTTCCGGGAGCACGCGCGCACCGGCGACGCGGCGCTGCTACACGCCGCGCACGCCATGGCCGACCGGTGGCCCTAG
- a CDS encoding CAP domain-containing protein, whose product MTALERSRRWRRNRTIIAVLAAATVGVGVAVWLTTPAPQPLPVAALTTLPPGIVDPGSGVGGPAPSASADPSETSTTTSTTSVKPSPTSANPTSSAKPSPKPSPKPTPSGQAPSRTPNPPSGDAAEQSVRALVDAERGKAGCTALRWDDRLARAADKHSADMANQDYFSHTSQDGRSPSDRVKAEGYNSGAGENIAAGQETPESVMKTWMNSPGHRANILNCDYKSLGVGLHRGGSYRFYWTQNFGLS is encoded by the coding sequence GTGACCGCACTCGAGAGGAGCAGACGATGGCGGCGGAACCGGACGATCATCGCCGTGCTGGCCGCGGCGACGGTGGGAGTGGGTGTGGCGGTATGGCTGACCACGCCGGCGCCGCAGCCGCTGCCGGTGGCGGCATTGACGACGCTGCCGCCAGGGATCGTCGACCCAGGTTCCGGCGTGGGTGGCCCTGCCCCGTCCGCATCCGCCGACCCGAGTGAGACCAGCACGACCACCAGCACCACCTCGGTGAAACCCAGCCCCACCAGCGCGAACCCGACCAGCAGCGCGAAGCCGAGCCCGAAGCCCAGCCCGAAGCCGACGCCCAGCGGCCAGGCGCCCAGCCGCACCCCGAACCCGCCGTCCGGGGACGCGGCCGAGCAGTCCGTGCGCGCGCTGGTCGACGCCGAACGCGGCAAGGCCGGCTGCACCGCGCTGCGCTGGGACGACCGGCTGGCCAGGGCCGCGGACAAGCACAGCGCGGACATGGCGAACCAGGACTACTTCTCGCACACCTCCCAGGACGGGCGATCCCCGTCCGACCGGGTCAAGGCCGAGGGCTACAACAGCGGCGCCGGCGAGAACATCGCCGCAGGCCAGGAGACTCCCGAATCGGTCATGAAGACCTGGATGAACAGCCCTGGGCACCGGGCCAACATCCTCAACTGCGATTACAAGTCGCTCGGGGTCGGCCTGCACCGCGGTGGCAGCTACCGCTTCTACTGGACGCAGAACTTCGGGCTGTCCTGA